The following proteins come from a genomic window of Telopea speciosissima isolate NSW1024214 ecotype Mountain lineage unplaced genomic scaffold, Tspe_v1 Tspe_v1.0014, whole genome shotgun sequence:
- the LOC122647211 gene encoding disease resistance protein RPV1-like codes for MEELPNSICRLSSLKDLSLEYCPSLKSLPESIGDLKSLVKFSLDGEKMEELPNSICSLSSLKDLSLQYCLSLKCLPESIGDLKSLVKFSLSGAKMEELPNSICRLSSLKNLSLYECSSLKSLPESIGDLKSLVNFSLHGTKIEELPDSICRLSSLETFDLNGMESLNRLPKAIGNLKCLVKLFLNQTNIKEVPNGVGWLKKLKLEDIGGLKGTKSLKQLSISNCNTIADAGRKIIGQGTLLLADDDDDEI; via the exons AtggaagaactcccaaacaGTATTTGCAGGCTGAGTTCTCTCAAAGATCTGAGTCTCGAATATTGCCCATCACTCAAAAGCTTGCCTGAGTCAATTGGTGATCTAAAGTCTTTGGTGAAGTTTTCCTTGGATGgggaaaaaatggaagaactcccaaacaGTATTTGCAGTCTAAGTTCTCTCAAAGATCTGAGTCTCCAATATTGCCTATCACTCAAATGCTTACCTGAGTCAATCGGTGATTTAAAGTCTTTGGTGAAGTTTTCCTTGAGTGGGGCAAAAAtggaagaactcccaaacaGTATTTGCAGGCTGAGTTCTCTCAAAAATCTGAGTCTCTATGAGTGCTCATCACTCAAAAGCTTGCCTGAGTCAATCGGTGATTTAAAGTCTTTGGTTAACTTTTCCTTGCATGGGACAAAAATCGAAGAACTCCCAGACAGTATTTGCAGGCTAAGTTCTCTCGAAACATTTGATCTCAATGGAATGGAGTCACTAAACAGGTTGCCTAAGGCCATTGGTAATCTTAAATGTTTGGTTAAACTTTTTTTGAACCAGACAAATATTAAAGAAGTTCCTAATGGTGTTGGATGGTTAAAGAAACTTAAG TTAGAAGATATTGGAGGCCTCAAGGGAACAAAGTCCTTGAAACAACTGTCCATAAGTAATTGCAACACCATAGCAGATGCTGGAAGGAAGATAATTGGCCAG GGAACACTTTTATTAgcggatgatgatgatgatgagatatAG
- the LOC122647212 gene encoding disease resistance protein RUN1-like, whose protein sequence is YSVSKKNAETCNVYRGQQLVKEILEGKKVLFILDDVDSYSQLKDLAIESILFGPGSKIVITSRDEHILNVAKVDEIYRPPKLDDEQSLQLFSLHAFSKKYPPDDFKQLSHGMIQVARGLPLTLEVLGSSLICERDKNVWESMLNKLKKIPHSDVHKKLRISYDCLEEDEKSIFLDAACFFVGWNKEIVISLWEDCGFNVISIVKNSLKGLSYNSSLEEAWEIPIMC, encoded by the coding sequence tataGTGTCTCCAAAAAGAATGCTGAAACATGCAATGTTTATAGAGGACAACAATTGGTAAAAGAAATactagaagggaaaaaagttctTTTTATTCTTGATGATGTGGATTCTTATTCCCAACTTAAAGATTTGGCTATTGAATCCATTTTATTTGGTCCGGGAAGTAAGATTGTCATAACAAGTAGAGATGAACATATTTTAAATGTAGCTAAAGTTGATGAAATATACCGGCCTCCAAAACTGGATGATGAGCAATCTCTTCAGCTCTTTAGTTTGCATGCATTTTCAAAGAAATATCCCCCTGACGATTTTAAGCAGCTTTCCCATGGTATGATACAAGTGGCAAGAGGATTGCCTTTAACTCTAGAAGTGTTGGGTTCTTCTCTCATTTGTGAAAGAGACAAAAATGTATGGGAAAGTATGTTAAATAAACTGAAAAAAATTCCTCATTCAGATGTCCACAAAAAGTTGAGGATAAGTTATGATTGTTTAGAAGAGGATGAGAAATCGATATTTCTTGATGCAGCCTGCTTTTTCGTTGGATGGAACAAAGAAATTGTCATTTCTCTATGGGAAGATTGTGGCTTTAATGTGATATCAATAGTAAAAAACTCACTCAAAGGTCTCTCCTACAATTCAAGCCTGGAGGAAGCATGGGAGATTCCTATCATGTGCTAA